A stretch of the Filimonas lacunae genome encodes the following:
- a CDS encoding single stranded DNA-binding domain-containing protein, translating to MITITARSQVKIKATEAMQYIGKQVTVCDSVYGIKFLDKAKAQPTFLNIGAAYPKSPFTIVIFGSSRPNFSVTPEKLYTGKKICVTGTLQEYNGKAEVVVTKPEEIVIQ from the coding sequence ATGATAACCATCACTGCCAGAAGCCAGGTAAAAATTAAAGCAACAGAAGCTATGCAGTATATTGGAAAGCAGGTAACTGTTTGTGATTCTGTATATGGAATAAAATTCCTGGATAAGGCCAAGGCCCAGCCTACCTTTTTAAATATAGGGGCAGCATATCCTAAAAGTCCTTTTACAATAGTCATATTCGGTAGCTCACGCCCCAATTTTAGCGTAACACCTGAGAAGTTATATACCGGAAAAAAAATTTGTGTAACAGGTACTTTACAAGAGTATAATGGTAAGGCAGAAGTAGTAGTAACTAAGCCGGAAGAAATTGTAATACAATAG
- a CDS encoding TIM-barrel domain-containing protein — translation MIVLSMKKAALCAWCCLLVHIPVLLFAHHTPYSKDADGVVVRFAPGKAGQTRLLQLRVVTDKIIQVKASPDTAFSPLKSLMAISRSDKPAALWTTREEGDWLILKTAAITARLSLVTGELQFADNNGHILLQEKKTGGKAYAAHTADGEKVYAVTQTFLQQEGEAMYGLGGNQCGFVNLRNKPVDVTQYNSVATIPFMVSTAGYGLLWDNYSVSRFGDYRELRPLSDFTLYNAEGKPGGLTAIYNYKDSVKYNTAIQREENNINYDFLDDMNRLPANYKAGKGVVTWVGALQSSATGIHQFLCKASGYTKLYINDSLIMDKWRQPWNPGTTAFELWMNKGAHYKVRLEWVPDGDESFQVLRFLPPVAEQDKNQFGFWSEAADQIEYYFIYGRNADDIISGYRNITGKASLLPKWALGLWQSRERYHSQEEILTTVNEFRKRQIPLDNIVMDWQYWRPDQWGSHEFDTSRFPDAAGMITQLHQQYNTRFMISVWPKFYTGTDNYNLLNSKGWLYTKNIENNQKDWIGYVSTFYDAFNADARKLFWKLMNDKLYTKKVDAWWLDATEPDIYSNISIEQRKALMKPMAIGTPTRYFNTYPLLNAAGVYEGQRSVNANNRVCILTRSAWAGIQRYAAAVWSGDIAARWHDMKDQIASGISFSLAGVPYWSMDIGGFAVEKRYEKATGSDLDEWREQTTRWYQFGAFCPLFRVHGQYPFREIYNVAPETHPAYKSMLYYDQLRYRLLPYIYTLAGTTWQNDYTIMRGLVMDYAADKKARDVADEYMFGPSLLINPVTAYKARSRQVYLPEGNGWYDFYTGAFYKGGQTVEAKAEYERIPVFVKQGAILPVGPVMQYSTEKPADSVTVWVYTGKDGSFTLYEDENLNNNYEKGAYTNIPFTYNEKNGTLEIGDRKGAFTGMLTNRTFLVKWVTPTNDAGIDNSTGKVQPVTYTGKKITIKMK, via the coding sequence ATGATTGTATTGTCCATGAAAAAGGCCGCGCTATGCGCATGGTGTTGCCTGCTTGTTCATATCCCTGTGTTGTTGTTTGCCCATCATACACCCTATAGTAAAGATGCTGATGGAGTGGTGGTGCGGTTTGCCCCCGGCAAAGCCGGCCAAACCCGTTTGCTGCAATTAAGAGTAGTTACCGATAAGATTATACAGGTAAAGGCATCGCCCGATACTGCTTTTTCCCCGTTAAAAAGCCTGATGGCAATTAGCCGTTCTGATAAGCCGGCAGCTTTGTGGACCACTCGCGAAGAAGGCGACTGGTTAATATTGAAAACCGCTGCTATTACTGCCCGGCTTAGCCTGGTAACCGGCGAATTACAGTTTGCCGACAATAATGGCCACATTTTATTACAGGAAAAAAAGACCGGCGGAAAAGCATATGCTGCACATACGGCCGATGGCGAAAAGGTATATGCCGTTACACAAACCTTTTTGCAACAGGAAGGAGAAGCCATGTATGGGTTAGGTGGTAATCAATGTGGTTTTGTAAACCTGCGCAATAAACCGGTAGATGTTACCCAATACAATTCTGTGGCTACCATACCCTTTATGGTGTCTACAGCCGGGTATGGCCTTTTGTGGGATAACTATTCTGTATCCCGCTTTGGCGATTATCGGGAGCTGCGTCCTTTGTCAGATTTTACTTTGTACAACGCCGAAGGAAAACCTGGCGGACTAACCGCTATCTACAATTATAAAGACAGCGTTAAATACAATACTGCTATTCAGCGCGAAGAAAACAATATCAACTACGACTTCCTGGATGATATGAACCGCCTGCCCGCTAACTATAAAGCAGGGAAAGGTGTGGTAACCTGGGTAGGTGCTTTACAGTCATCTGCTACGGGCATACACCAATTTTTGTGCAAAGCCAGTGGCTATACCAAACTATATATCAACGACTCGCTGATCATGGATAAATGGCGGCAACCCTGGAATCCCGGCACTACTGCTTTTGAATTGTGGATGAACAAAGGCGCACATTATAAAGTGCGTTTAGAGTGGGTGCCTGATGGAGATGAGTCTTTCCAGGTGCTGCGCTTTTTGCCGCCTGTTGCTGAGCAGGATAAAAACCAGTTCGGTTTTTGGTCAGAAGCCGCCGACCAGATTGAGTATTATTTTATTTACGGCCGCAATGCAGATGATATTATAAGCGGTTACCGGAATATTACCGGTAAAGCTTCCCTGCTGCCTAAGTGGGCTTTGGGCCTGTGGCAGAGCCGCGAACGCTATCACAGCCAGGAAGAGATACTGACAACCGTAAATGAATTCAGAAAACGCCAGATACCGTTGGATAATATTGTAATGGACTGGCAATACTGGCGGCCCGATCAGTGGGGAAGTCATGAATTTGACACCTCCCGCTTTCCTGATGCTGCCGGAATGATCACACAATTGCATCAGCAATACAATACCCGCTTTATGATATCGGTATGGCCTAAGTTTTATACCGGCACCGATAATTATAACCTGCTAAACAGTAAGGGCTGGTTATATACAAAGAACATAGAAAATAACCAGAAAGACTGGATTGGCTATGTGTCCACGTTTTATGATGCTTTTAATGCTGATGCCAGGAAGCTTTTCTGGAAACTGATGAACGATAAACTGTATACTAAAAAGGTAGATGCCTGGTGGTTGGATGCCACAGAGCCAGACATCTATAGCAATATTTCTATAGAGCAGCGCAAAGCATTGATGAAGCCGATGGCTATTGGAACGCCTACCCGTTATTTTAATACCTATCCTTTATTAAATGCTGCTGGCGTGTATGAGGGGCAGCGTTCGGTAAATGCCAACAACCGGGTTTGTATTCTTACCCGCTCAGCCTGGGCTGGTATTCAACGTTATGCAGCAGCGGTGTGGAGTGGAGATATTGCTGCACGCTGGCATGATATGAAAGATCAGATAGCCAGTGGCATCAGCTTTTCGCTGGCAGGTGTGCCTTACTGGTCTATGGATATAGGTGGCTTTGCTGTAGAAAAACGCTATGAAAAAGCTACTGGCAGCGACCTGGACGAATGGCGTGAGCAAACAACCCGCTGGTATCAGTTTGGTGCTTTTTGTCCCTTGTTTCGTGTACACGGTCAATATCCCTTTAGAGAAATATACAATGTAGCGCCAGAAACGCATCCTGCTTACAAAAGTATGTTGTACTATGATCAATTACGTTATCGCTTGTTGCCTTATATCTATACACTGGCCGGTACCACCTGGCAAAACGATTACACTATTATGCGCGGGCTGGTAATGGATTATGCTGCCGATAAAAAGGCGCGTGATGTGGCAGATGAATACATGTTTGGGCCATCCTTATTAATTAACCCCGTTACTGCTTATAAAGCCCGTAGCCGCCAGGTGTATTTGCCGGAGGGTAATGGCTGGTACGATTTCTATACCGGGGCTTTTTATAAGGGTGGACAAACTGTAGAAGCAAAGGCTGAGTATGAAAGAATACCTGTGTTTGTAAAGCAGGGTGCGATACTGCCTGTAGGCCCGGTAATGCAATACAGTACCGAAAAGCCGGCCGATAGTGTAACGGTTTGGGTGTATACCGGCAAAGACGGCAGCTTTACCCTGTATGAAGATGAAAACCTGAACAACAATTATGAGAAAGGCGCTTATACCAACATTCCATTTACCTATAACGAGAAAAACGGTACGCTGGAAATAGGAGATAGAAAAGGGGCATTTACAGGTATGCTCACCAACAGAACCTTTTTGGTAAAATGGGTAACACCCACAAACGATGCTGGCATTGACAATAGTACCGGAAAGGTACAGCCTGTTACCTACACCGGTAAAAAGATAACCATAAAAATGAAATAA
- a CDS encoding SusC/RagA family TonB-linked outer membrane protein, which yields MKPLEKNQNKRRPLTGLLCKTLMLSVMMLLAIGVHAQKSIITGTVTDTAGKPLANANVSVKGTKTGTVTNSAGAYSISAKPGDVLVISFVNYISVEVAVEVPGSALSVQLAELKSNLDEVIVVGYGSQRKKEVTGATVRVGGGDLDKNRTPSLAQSLQGQAAGVQVTSSSGQPGDPMKIVIRGTGTNGNANPLYVVDGMPADDISYLSSADIETIDILKDAASSAIYGARAANGVVLITTRKGRVGKRIVAFDAYYGWQNPTKKLDMLNAKQYAIIMNEAAVNSGNAPYHFYSQDQIDSMGAGTDWQKEVANKNAATQSYTLGISGGNDASVFSTSLGYQRQEGLMGIKGKSFYERISLRVNSEHKLYKDIVKIGENLTYTHSNQAAVGTGNIYGNSIRGLLNTSPTFPAYNKDGSYGRSTNPEEINPVAAMDYLNNNTTQYDRLLGNIYVEATLVKGLKFRSDFGMATAYNNYVGYSPVYELSATSVSNVSSVTNAIYKNQNWNWDNTLTYNVKLDKHNISILAGTTAKEDVYTYVSGSKTNLVIPGFEYAVINNGTTIPSLAKVAAGTREETALQSYFGRVNYNFNDKYLLSVIVRRDGSSKFGPNQRYGYFPSFSAGWIVTNEAFFRPDWMSFLKIRGGWGRNGNDRITNFAYQATVSSLYRFYYFNGIDATGATLGTSPDKIANPNLKWEASEQKNIGFDATVFKFFNITFDWYNKTTRDWLIQPAVPDIVGTGAPYINGGDVENKGVEIAINYQRKSGEVSYNIGGNIAFNTNKVTRVATQEEIIHGASGILASNTDEFYRIQKGFPLGYFWGYKTNGIFQNEAEVNNYIGKKGAIQSYAKPGDVRFVDVNGDGEITAADKTQIGNPHPKFSFGLNLSASWRAFDISILAAGVGGNDILDGTRATDRYYNNYTTETLKRWTGEGTSNRLPRVTLSDEANKNWGRISDLYLHSGTYLRIKSINIGYDLKKTLLPNLPFQQCRIYVTGLNLLTFTGYRGIDPEVGYGNVEADKNQWSSGIDLGYYPQPRTLMAGVSVKF from the coding sequence ATGAAACCATTAGAGAAAAACCAAAACAAGCGGCGGCCGCTCACCGGGCTGCTATGCAAAACGCTTATGCTGAGCGTTATGATGCTGCTGGCTATAGGTGTGCATGCACAAAAAAGCATTATTACCGGAACGGTAACAGACACTGCCGGTAAGCCTTTGGCTAATGCCAATGTATCGGTAAAAGGAACCAAAACAGGCACGGTAACCAATAGCGCCGGAGCGTATAGCATCAGTGCCAAACCAGGCGATGTGCTGGTGATTTCTTTTGTCAACTACATTTCGGTAGAGGTGGCAGTAGAAGTGCCTGGCAGTGCCTTATCGGTGCAGCTGGCTGAGTTAAAAAGCAACCTTGATGAGGTAATTGTAGTGGGTTATGGTTCGCAACGCAAAAAAGAAGTCACAGGCGCAACGGTACGCGTAGGCGGTGGCGACCTTGATAAAAACCGTACTCCTTCGCTGGCGCAAAGCCTGCAGGGGCAAGCCGCTGGTGTGCAGGTAACATCCAGTAGCGGACAACCAGGCGATCCTATGAAAATTGTGATCAGGGGAACGGGCACCAACGGCAATGCTAATCCCTTGTATGTGGTAGATGGTATGCCTGCTGATGATATCTCCTATTTAAGTTCTGCTGATATAGAAACCATCGATATATTAAAAGATGCAGCATCCAGCGCTATTTATGGTGCGCGGGCTGCTAACGGTGTGGTGCTGATTACCACCCGTAAAGGCCGTGTAGGAAAAAGGATAGTCGCCTTTGATGCGTATTACGGCTGGCAAAATCCCACTAAAAAACTGGATATGCTCAATGCCAAACAGTACGCCATTATTATGAATGAAGCGGCCGTGAATTCAGGCAATGCGCCTTACCATTTTTATTCGCAGGATCAGATTGATTCTATGGGTGCAGGCACCGATTGGCAAAAAGAAGTAGCGAACAAAAACGCCGCTACACAAAGTTATACGCTGGGTATAAGTGGGGGCAACGATGCCTCTGTGTTTTCCACTTCCCTTGGTTATCAGCGCCAGGAGGGTTTGATGGGAATAAAAGGTAAGTCGTTTTATGAAAGGATAAGCCTGCGTGTTAACTCGGAGCATAAACTGTATAAAGACATTGTAAAAATAGGCGAGAACCTTACCTATACTCACAGCAATCAGGCGGCTGTTGGCACAGGTAATATCTATGGCAACTCTATCAGAGGTTTGCTCAATACCAGCCCTACCTTCCCGGCTTACAATAAAGATGGATCGTACGGTAGAAGTACTAACCCGGAAGAGATTAACCCGGTAGCGGCTATGGATTACTTAAACAACAACACTACACAATACGACCGTTTATTAGGAAATATATACGTGGAAGCCACACTGGTGAAAGGCCTGAAATTCCGTTCCGACTTTGGTATGGCCACTGCCTATAACAACTATGTAGGCTACTCTCCTGTGTATGAGTTGTCGGCTACTTCGGTAAGCAATGTGTCTTCTGTAACCAATGCCATTTATAAAAACCAGAACTGGAACTGGGATAACACACTTACCTATAATGTAAAACTGGATAAACACAATATCTCTATACTGGCAGGTACTACTGCTAAAGAGGATGTGTATACCTATGTATCGGGCAGCAAAACCAACCTGGTAATTCCAGGTTTTGAATATGCGGTTATCAACAATGGTACTACTATTCCTTCACTTGCCAAAGTGGCCGCAGGCACACGCGAAGAAACGGCGTTGCAATCTTATTTTGGCAGGGTAAATTATAACTTTAACGACAAGTACCTGCTGTCGGTTATTGTAAGAAGGGATGGTTCCAGCAAGTTTGGTCCTAACCAACGCTATGGTTATTTTCCTTCTTTTTCTGCCGGCTGGATAGTCACCAATGAAGCTTTTTTCAGGCCCGATTGGATGAGCTTTTTAAAAATACGGGGCGGCTGGGGACGTAATGGTAACGACCGCATCACCAACTTTGCTTACCAGGCAACTGTAAGCTCTTTATACCGTTTTTATTACTTTAACGGCATTGATGCCACCGGCGCTACGCTGGGCACCTCTCCCGATAAAATTGCCAACCCCAATTTAAAATGGGAAGCTTCTGAACAAAAGAACATTGGATTTGACGCTACCGTGTTTAAATTCTTTAATATCACTTTCGACTGGTATAACAAAACAACGCGCGACTGGCTGATACAGCCTGCTGTACCTGATATTGTGGGCACAGGCGCCCCATATATTAACGGTGGTGATGTGGAAAATAAAGGGGTGGAAATTGCTATTAATTACCAGCGCAAATCGGGCGAGGTAAGCTATAACATTGGTGGCAACATTGCTTTTAATACCAACAAGGTAACAAGGGTAGCTACACAGGAAGAAATTATACATGGCGCCAGTGGTATATTGGCTTCCAATACCGATGAATTTTACCGTATTCAAAAAGGCTTTCCCCTGGGTTACTTCTGGGGCTATAAAACAAATGGCATTTTTCAGAACGAAGCTGAAGTAAATAACTATATAGGTAAGAAAGGCGCTATTCAGTCTTACGCCAAGCCCGGCGATGTACGTTTTGTGGATGTAAACGGCGATGGTGAAATCACTGCTGCTGATAAAACACAGATAGGCAACCCCCATCCTAAATTCTCTTTCGGGTTAAACCTCTCCGCCAGCTGGCGTGCATTTGATATCAGCATACTGGCGGCCGGTGTGGGCGGTAACGATATACTCGATGGCACCCGTGCCACAGACAGATACTATAACAACTACACCACAGAAACATTGAAGCGCTGGACAGGTGAAGGAACCAGCAATCGTTTACCCCGCGTAACATTAAGTGATGAAGCCAATAAAAACTGGGGAAGGATATCAGATCTGTATCTGCACAGCGGTACTTACTTACGCATCAAAAGCATCAATATAGGTTACGATTTAAAGAAAACATTGCTACCCAATCTACCCTTTCAGCAATGTCGCATTTACGTTACCGGGCTTAACCTGCTTACGTTTACCGGTTACCGGGGCATTGATCCCGAAGTGGGTTATGGTAACGTAGAAGCCGACAAAAACCAGTGGTCTTCCGGCATTGACCTGGGCTACTATCCGCAGCCAAGGACATTGATGGCAGGCGTAAGCGTAAAATTTTAA
- the msrB gene encoding peptide-methionine (R)-S-oxide reductase MsrB, whose product MRKLLMLGLFVVSGLQGCYSQTGQQKKNTMDSANNKKNEAYSRTDTGKVVMSNDEWKKILPADVYTIAREKGTERPYTSKFEDFKEVGTYYCAACGNALFKSDTKFESGCGWPSFYEPISKSSIIYAPDHTHGMDRTEVMCGRCKAHLGHVFNDGPPPTGLRYCINGVVLDFEKAKAAAENYKNKH is encoded by the coding sequence ATGCGAAAGTTATTAATGTTGGGTTTGTTTGTGGTGAGTGGCTTGCAAGGCTGCTACTCACAAACAGGGCAGCAAAAAAAGAATACCATGGATAGTGCCAATAACAAAAAAAACGAAGCTTACAGCCGTACCGATACAGGGAAGGTAGTGATGAGCAACGACGAGTGGAAGAAAATATTACCTGCGGATGTATATACCATAGCCCGCGAAAAAGGAACAGAAAGACCATATACCAGTAAGTTTGAAGATTTTAAAGAGGTGGGTACGTACTACTGTGCAGCCTGTGGTAACGCTTTGTTTAAAAGCGATACCAAGTTTGAAAGTGGTTGTGGCTGGCCCAGCTTTTACGAACCCATTTCAAAAAGCTCTATTATTTACGCTCCCGATCACACACATGGCATGGACCGTACAGAAGTAATGTGTGGCCGTTGCAAAGCGCACCTGGGGCATGTGTTTAATGATGGACCGCCACCTACAGGATTACGGTATTGTATTAACGGTGTGGTGCTGGATTTTGAGAAGGCGAAAGCAGCAGCAGAAAACTATAAAAACAAACACTAG
- a CDS encoding hybrid sensor histidine kinase/response regulator transcription factor: MCHILKAILFGVLCVTVPFYIWAQPGKYRFTRVNTKQGLSHNQVNCITKDENGFIWIGTMSGLNRYDGYGCKVYKQGNSDSNNLRDNYITAMYSAPDGMLWINTPAGVTLYNSRLDKFDNNYLGRLRLWRMPPGNVTSIQKDKQGHFWFLIDGKLCVYQPAAPAGASPYFIQPATVPIMAFTFDNNSHVWIVYKNGIAEQRDVVSGKLLFATAVLQKQTIGDLQNCQVYADAHNGLWIAGATNTGGAYYINAADSNSGCRHYIIPHIIKGITEEAGGLIWIGTDHGGVYIVNKETGTIQDLLNDAEDDKTISQNSITALYKDEQGVIWLGTYKQGLCFYNENVLSFLVNKHKPGDASSLPYDDVNRFVEDNKGNVWIGTNGGGLIYYNTQQKKFTQYLHNPDDANSLCNNVIVSLCLDKQGLLWIGTFYGGLDCFNGKRFMHYRHTATDSNSIADDNIWELLEDSKGRLWVGTLKAGVDRFDREKNIFYHYPGGASKSVGSTYISAIIEDNHQQLWFGTDVGLDKYNPATNNFTHYKHLPNNFIISLLQDSRGLLWAGTRNGLCLLDGNTGKLLTTLTITDGLPDNAILNILEDAQHTLWISTPLGIGNITVEPGGAKGWAFRFKNYNELNNLQERAFNENAALKLKNGLLLFGGANGFNSIDPLHTVIPATAHRLLLTDFQVSNKSISAGEIVNGRPLLTKSIYKTDTLWLKYKENDFSIEFAEMGFAQSGKDEYAYRLDGFNKEWLLTSGLHRRATYTNLDPGTYVFHVKAADGNGGWNTQQASLVIIISPPFWKTPFAFLLYMIVIAGALAIARKITVDRTRMRFAIEQQQKEADRMHALDMMKIRFFTNVSHEFRTPLSLILSPLDKIGAGLEEDKRKQLQLVKRNARRLLNLVNQLLDFRKLEMQEFKFVPVRGDIIAFIKETVLSFSDIAEKKDIRFAFHTGIQVFETFFDKDKLEKILFNLLSNAFKFTPQQGTVEVIVSWAVGLPASAMQQLEIQVKDSGIGIAPENQEQVFERFFQSDMPEAVINQGSGIGLAITKEFVKLHGGEITLTSELNKGSLFSVLLPLQPAGIMLAEGDAVMEDIAIHQWQEEEAVDVAVLEPEPTKRRKETILLVEDNEDFRFYLKENLRHWFVILEAANGREGWKQAQTRQPDLVVTDVMMPVMNGLELARKIHNDPRTSHIPVILLTARSEEEQELEGFDTGASDYITKPFNFEILLARLRNLLMHRQMVRKSFEKKLEINPAEIAVTPLDEKFMQQALDVVEKNIANPDFSVEELSRCMHVSRVALYKKLLNLTGKTPVEFIRLLRLKRAAHLLLVSQQTVAEVAYEVGFNNPKYFARYFKEEFGVLPSQYLGNDITK; the protein is encoded by the coding sequence ATGTGCCATATTTTAAAAGCGATATTGTTTGGTGTGCTATGTGTTACTGTGCCGTTTTATATATGGGCACAGCCTGGCAAATACAGGTTTACCCGTGTAAACACTAAACAAGGCCTTTCGCACAACCAGGTTAACTGCATTACAAAAGATGAAAACGGTTTTATATGGATAGGCACCATGTCGGGCCTTAACCGCTACGATGGCTATGGGTGCAAAGTATACAAGCAGGGCAATAGTGATAGTAACAATTTACGCGATAACTATATCACTGCCATGTATAGTGCGCCAGATGGCATGTTGTGGATAAACACACCGGCAGGCGTAACCCTGTATAATTCCAGGCTGGATAAGTTCGACAATAATTACCTGGGGAGGTTGCGTTTGTGGCGCATGCCACCAGGCAATGTAACTTCTATTCAAAAAGACAAACAAGGGCACTTCTGGTTTTTAATAGATGGTAAACTATGTGTGTATCAACCCGCTGCTCCGGCAGGCGCTTCGCCTTATTTTATTCAGCCGGCCACTGTTCCCATCATGGCATTTACCTTCGATAATAACAGCCATGTATGGATAGTATATAAGAATGGCATTGCAGAACAACGCGATGTTGTAAGCGGAAAGTTGCTGTTTGCCACTGCTGTTTTGCAAAAGCAAACCATTGGCGACTTGCAAAACTGCCAGGTATATGCCGATGCGCACAATGGGTTATGGATAGCCGGTGCTACCAACACCGGCGGAGCGTATTATATAAATGCAGCAGATAGCAATTCCGGCTGTCGCCATTACATCATTCCACATATTATAAAAGGCATTACCGAAGAAGCGGGCGGACTTATATGGATTGGTACCGATCATGGCGGCGTATATATAGTAAATAAAGAAACTGGCACTATACAAGATCTGTTGAATGATGCGGAAGACGATAAAACCATCAGCCAGAATAGTATCACCGCCTTGTATAAAGATGAGCAGGGAGTAATATGGCTGGGCACCTACAAACAGGGGCTTTGCTTTTACAACGAAAACGTATTAAGCTTTTTAGTGAATAAGCATAAGCCGGGCGATGCCAGCAGCCTGCCTTATGATGATGTAAACAGGTTTGTGGAAGATAATAAGGGTAATGTATGGATAGGCACCAATGGCGGGGGGCTGATTTACTATAACACACAACAAAAAAAGTTTACCCAGTACCTGCACAACCCTGATGATGCCAACAGCTTGTGCAATAATGTAATTGTTAGTTTGTGTTTAGATAAACAGGGGCTGTTATGGATTGGTACTTTTTATGGTGGGCTGGATTGTTTTAACGGTAAGCGCTTTATGCACTACCGGCATACTGCTACAGATAGTAATAGCATAGCAGATGACAACATCTGGGAATTACTGGAAGATAGCAAGGGCAGGTTATGGGTGGGAACTTTAAAAGCTGGTGTGGACAGGTTTGACAGGGAAAAGAACATCTTTTATCATTATCCCGGAGGAGCATCCAAGTCGGTAGGCAGCACTTATATATCTGCTATTATTGAAGACAACCATCAACAGCTTTGGTTTGGAACCGATGTTGGGCTGGATAAATACAACCCGGCCACCAACAACTTTACGCACTATAAGCATTTACCCAACAACTTTATTATATCGTTACTACAGGATAGCAGGGGGCTTCTATGGGCAGGCACCAGGAATGGATTGTGTTTACTGGATGGTAATACCGGCAAGCTACTTACCACATTGACCATTACCGATGGCCTGCCGGATAATGCTATATTGAATATATTGGAAGATGCACAACATACATTGTGGATAAGCACGCCATTGGGCATTGGCAATATTACAGTAGAGCCAGGCGGCGCTAAAGGCTGGGCGTTTCGTTTTAAAAACTATAACGAACTCAATAATTTACAGGAGCGGGCTTTTAACGAAAACGCAGCCCTGAAGCTAAAGAATGGCCTGTTGTTGTTTGGAGGGGCCAACGGTTTTAATAGTATTGACCCCTTGCATACAGTAATACCTGCAACAGCACATCGGCTGCTGTTAACCGATTTCCAGGTATCTAATAAAAGCATCTCTGCCGGGGAAATAGTCAACGGCCGTCCCCTGCTTACCAAAAGCATTTATAAAACAGATACGCTTTGGTTAAAGTATAAAGAGAATGATTTTTCCATTGAGTTTGCAGAGATGGGATTTGCTCAAAGTGGTAAAGATGAATACGCCTACAGGCTGGATGGGTTTAACAAAGAGTGGTTACTCACCAGTGGCTTGCATCGCCGCGCCACTTATACCAACCTCGATCCCGGCACTTATGTGTTTCATGTAAAAGCAGCTGATGGTAACGGAGGTTGGAATACACAGCAGGCTTCACTGGTGATTATTATCAGCCCGCCATTCTGGAAAACGCCTTTTGCCTTTTTGTTGTACATGATAGTGATTGCCGGCGCTTTAGCGATAGCCCGTAAAATAACAGTAGACCGTACACGAATGCGTTTTGCCATAGAGCAGCAACAGAAGGAAGCCGACCGCATGCATGCGCTGGATATGATGAAGATTCGTTTTTTCACCAACGTAAGCCATGAATTCAGAACGCCGTTAAGCCTGATACTTTCCCCTTTAGATAAAATAGGCGCAGGGCTGGAAGAAGATAAACGCAAACAACTGCAACTGGTAAAGCGTAACGCCCGGAGATTATTAAACCTGGTAAACCAGTTGCTCGATTTTAGAAAGCTGGAAATGCAGGAGTTTAAGTTTGTGCCCGTGCGTGGGGATATTATTGCTTTTATAAAAGAAACTGTCTTGTCGTTTAGCGATATTGCCGAGAAAAAAGATATCCGATTTGCTTTTCACACAGGCATACAGGTGTTTGAAACCTTCTTTGATAAAGACAAGCTGGAAAAAATACTCTTTAACCTGCTGTCCAACGCTTTTAAGTTTACGCCGCAACAGGGCACAGTGGAAGTGATTGTAAGCTGGGCAGTAGGCCTGCCTGCATCAGCAATGCAGCAATTAGAAATACAGGTAAAAGACAGCGGCATAGGCATTGCACCCGAAAACCAGGAACAGGTGTTTGAGCGCTTTTTTCAAAGTGATATGCCTGAGGCTGTTATTAACCAGGGTAGTGGCATTGGACTGGCTATTACCAAAGAGTTTGTAAAGCTGCATGGAGGAGAAATAACGCTTACCAGTGAACTCAATAAAGGAAGTCTGTTCTCTGTTCTGCTTCCTTTGCAACCAGCCGGCATCATGCTGGCAGAAGGCGACGCCGTTATGGAAGACATTGCTATACATCAATGGCAGGAAGAAGAAGCTGTAGACGTAGCTGTATTAGAACCGGAACCCACAAAACGCCGGAAAGAAACCATTTTACTGGTGGAGGATAATGAAGATTTTCGTTTTTACCTGAAAGAAAACCTGCGGCACTGGTTTGTGATACTGGAAGCAGCTAACGGCAGGGAAGGCTGGAAGCAGGCGCAGACCCGGCAACCCGACCTGGTTGTAACAGATGTGATGATGCCGGTAATGAATGGTTTAGAGTTGGCCCGGAAAATACACAACGATCCCCGTACCAGCCATATCCCTGTTATTTTACTCACTGCCCGGTCTGAGGAAGAACAGGAATTGGAAGGGTTTGACACCGGGGCCAGCGATTATATTACCAAGCCTTTCAATTTTGAGATATTGCTGGCCAGGTTGCGAAACCTGCTTATGCACCGCCAGATGGTGCGTAAATCATTTGAGAAGAAGCTGGAAATAAACCCGGCAGAAATTGCTGTTACGCCATTAGACGAAAAATTCATGCAGCAGGCCCTGGATGTGGTAGAAAAGAATATTGCCAATCCTGACTTTTCGGTAGAAGAGTTGAGCCGGTGTATGCATGTAAGCAGGGTGGCTTTATATAAAAAGCTGCTGAACCTTACCGGCAAAACACCTGTTGAATTTATTCGCCTGCTGCGTTTAAAAAGGGCTGCCCATTTACTGTTGGTGAGCCAGCAAACGGTGGCCGAAGTGGCCTATGAAGTAGGCTTCAACAACCCTAAATACTTTGCCAGGTATTTTAAAGAAGAGTTTGGGGTGTTACCCTCCCAGTACCTGGGCAATGATATAACAAAGTGA